In the Paramormyrops kingsleyae isolate MSU_618 chromosome 6, PKINGS_0.4, whole genome shotgun sequence genome, one interval contains:
- the zfp64 gene encoding zinc finger protein 64 isoform X1, protein MASFNGDVVSGGSQVLVEVSPDIHICGVCKQQYNNFEVFFAHKQNGCHIPSSDTSATSAVPTVTDSGAEFVFEETYQACVARSVKKMQTKAPKMPVKKLKPALTAKRRSCCFTGCSFKTQYGQKDMERHLKTHTGEKPFECEVCHKRFSRRDKLNMHSRSHTGEKPHKCKYCAYAAADSSSLKKHLRIHYDERPFKCQICPYASRNSSQLTVHLRSHTGDAPFQCHQCEAKFKINSDLKRHIRIHSGEKPYQCEFCDYRCAMKGNLKSHVQIRHSTADSFRCSQCDFHCGSKMALRQHSREHQPAQPIKCGKCSYSCSSKGALKIHERIHSEERPFKCDACGFATKQRSNLVIHRKKFHSEGAEKGGGGAGKATRGEEAPKPVSSRYRARLDAARAFCCDVCGASFVREDSLRSHRKQHRDSQLSLLQAADPGRPTDPRALQPPQLSAYIVGHPLAQEGTFVPAAVDVPRAKGDPVVLSPTGPDMVVQAPMIQQVSLLTPVQHVLPHAEVGEALESQAVLLTHLGPGPGDPLHQALLQSAAVSGHDSASTQAFITACSDLDGLNALIQEGGTEVTVVTEGNAAVGVASSVAASTASRDLTKQVPGDSVPGADAGLVVPNLSISSQGVIIHSLPLVVSAPSQVSPQGMYPDAHALDITIEK, encoded by the exons CACATCTGTGGCGTTTGCAAGCAGCAGTACAACAATTTTGAGGTGTTTTTCGCCCAcaaacaaaatggctgccacATTCCCTCATCTGACACATCTGCCACATCAGCTGTTCCTACCGTCACAG ATTCTGGCGCGGAGTTTGTTTTTGAGGAGACCTACCAGGCCTGCGTCGCGAGGAGTGTCAAAAAGATGCAAACCAAAGCACCGAAGATGCCGGTGAAAAAGTTAAAACCTGCTCTGACTGCAAAGAGACGTAGCTGCTGCTTCACAG GCTGTTCCTTCAAAACCCAGTATGGTCAGAAGGACATGGAGCGACATCTCAAAACTCACACGG GCGAGAAGCCGTTCGAGTGTGAGGTGTGTCACAAGCGCTTCAGCCGGCGGGACAAGCTCAACATGCACAGCCGCTCGCATACGGGCGAGAAGCCGCACAAGTGCAAGTACTGCGCATACGCTGCCGCCGACAGCAGCAGCCTGAAGAAGCACCTGCGCATCCACTATGACGAGCGGCCTTTCAAGTGCCAGATCTGTCCATACGCCAGCCGCAACTCCAGTCAGCTCACCGTGCACCTACGCTCACACACCG GCGATGCACCCTTCCAGTGCCACCAGTGCGAGGCCAAGTTCAAGATCAACTCAGACCTGAAGAGGCATATCCGCATCCACTCGGGCGAGAAGCCGTACCAGTGCGAGTTCTGCGATTACCGCTGCGCCATGAAGGGCAACCTCAAGTCGCACGTGCAGATCCGGCACAGCACGGCTGACTCCTTCCGCTGCAGCCAGTGTGACTTCCACTGCGGCAGCAAGATGGCGCTGCGGCAACACTCGCGCGAGCATCAGCCCGCGCAGCCCATCAAGTGCGGCAAGTGCAGCTACTCCTGCTCCAGCAAGGGGGCGCTCAAGATTCACGAGCGCATCCACTCGGAGGAGCGGCCCTTCAAATGCGACGCGTGTGGCTTTGCTACCAAGCAGCGCAGCAACCTTGTCATCCACCGCAAGAAGTTCCACTCCGAGGGGGCCGAGAAGGGCGGCGGAGGGGCGGGCAAGGCGACCCGCGGCGAGGAGGCTCCCAAGCCCGTCAGCTCACGCTACCGTGCCCGCCTGGACGCTGCCCGGGCGTTCTGCTGTGATGTCTGCGGCGCCTCCTTTGTGCGGGAGGATTCGCTGCGCAGCCACCGCAAGCAGCACCGCGACTCGCAGCTCTCCCTACTGCAGGCCGCCGATCCTGGCCGCCCCACGGACCCCAGGGCCCTGCAGCCCCCCCAGCTGTCCGCCTACATCGTGGGCCACCCGCTGGCCCAGGAAGGCACCTTCGTCCCGGCCGCTGTGGATGTGCCGCGGGCCAAAGGCGACCCCGTGGTGCTGAGCCCCACTGGGCCGGACATGGTGGTGCAGGCACCCATGATACAGCAGGTGAGCTTGCTGACGCCCGTCCAGCACGTCCTGCCGCACGCTGAGGTCGGCGAGGCCCTGGAATCCCAGGCGGTGCTGCTCACCCACCTAGGCCCCGGGCCGGGGGACCCGCTCCACCAGGCCCTCCTGCAGAGCGCTGCCGTCAGCGGGCACGACTCGGCCAGCACCCAAGCCTTCATCACAGCCTGTTCCGACCTGGATGGCCTCAATGCGCTCATCCAGGAGGGAGGCACTGAGGTGACAGTGGTGACTGAGGGCAACGCCGCCGTAGGCGTGGCTTCCTCTGTCGCCGCCTCGACTGCCTCCCGGGATCTGACCAAGCAGGTCCCCGGTGACTCTGTCCCTGGTGCGGACGCCGGCCTTGTGGTCCCCAACCTGAGCATCAGTTCGCAGGGCGTCATCATCCACAGCCTACCTCTGGTGGTCTCCGCTCCCTCGCAGGTGTCACCGCAGGGCATGTACCCAGATGCACACGCGCTGGACATCACCATCGAGAAGTGA
- the zfp64 gene encoding zinc finger protein 64 isoform X3 has translation MASFNGDDSGAEFVFEETYQACVARSVKKMQTKAPKMPVKKLKPALTAKRRSCCFTGCSFKTQYGQKDMERHLKTHTGEKPFECEVCHKRFSRRDKLNMHSRSHTGEKPHKCKYCAYAAADSSSLKKHLRIHYDERPFKCQICPYASRNSSQLTVHLRSHTGDAPFQCHQCEAKFKINSDLKRHIRIHSGEKPYQCEFCDYRCAMKGNLKSHVQIRHSTADSFRCSQCDFHCGSKMALRQHSREHQPAQPIKCGKCSYSCSSKGALKIHERIHSEERPFKCDACGFATKQRSNLVIHRKKFHSEGAEKGGGGAGKATRGEEAPKPVSSRYRARLDAARAFCCDVCGASFVREDSLRSHRKQHRDSQLSLLQAADPGRPTDPRALQPPQLSAYIVGHPLAQEGTFVPAAVDVPRAKGDPVVLSPTGPDMVVQAPMIQQVSLLTPVQHVLPHAEVGEALESQAVLLTHLGPGPGDPLHQALLQSAAVSGHDSASTQAFITACSDLDGLNALIQEGGTEVTVVTEGNAAVGVASSVAASTASRDLTKQVPGDSVPGADAGLVVPNLSISSQGVIIHSLPLVVSAPSQVSPQGMYPDAHALDITIEK, from the exons ATTCTGGCGCGGAGTTTGTTTTTGAGGAGACCTACCAGGCCTGCGTCGCGAGGAGTGTCAAAAAGATGCAAACCAAAGCACCGAAGATGCCGGTGAAAAAGTTAAAACCTGCTCTGACTGCAAAGAGACGTAGCTGCTGCTTCACAG GCTGTTCCTTCAAAACCCAGTATGGTCAGAAGGACATGGAGCGACATCTCAAAACTCACACGG GCGAGAAGCCGTTCGAGTGTGAGGTGTGTCACAAGCGCTTCAGCCGGCGGGACAAGCTCAACATGCACAGCCGCTCGCATACGGGCGAGAAGCCGCACAAGTGCAAGTACTGCGCATACGCTGCCGCCGACAGCAGCAGCCTGAAGAAGCACCTGCGCATCCACTATGACGAGCGGCCTTTCAAGTGCCAGATCTGTCCATACGCCAGCCGCAACTCCAGTCAGCTCACCGTGCACCTACGCTCACACACCG GCGATGCACCCTTCCAGTGCCACCAGTGCGAGGCCAAGTTCAAGATCAACTCAGACCTGAAGAGGCATATCCGCATCCACTCGGGCGAGAAGCCGTACCAGTGCGAGTTCTGCGATTACCGCTGCGCCATGAAGGGCAACCTCAAGTCGCACGTGCAGATCCGGCACAGCACGGCTGACTCCTTCCGCTGCAGCCAGTGTGACTTCCACTGCGGCAGCAAGATGGCGCTGCGGCAACACTCGCGCGAGCATCAGCCCGCGCAGCCCATCAAGTGCGGCAAGTGCAGCTACTCCTGCTCCAGCAAGGGGGCGCTCAAGATTCACGAGCGCATCCACTCGGAGGAGCGGCCCTTCAAATGCGACGCGTGTGGCTTTGCTACCAAGCAGCGCAGCAACCTTGTCATCCACCGCAAGAAGTTCCACTCCGAGGGGGCCGAGAAGGGCGGCGGAGGGGCGGGCAAGGCGACCCGCGGCGAGGAGGCTCCCAAGCCCGTCAGCTCACGCTACCGTGCCCGCCTGGACGCTGCCCGGGCGTTCTGCTGTGATGTCTGCGGCGCCTCCTTTGTGCGGGAGGATTCGCTGCGCAGCCACCGCAAGCAGCACCGCGACTCGCAGCTCTCCCTACTGCAGGCCGCCGATCCTGGCCGCCCCACGGACCCCAGGGCCCTGCAGCCCCCCCAGCTGTCCGCCTACATCGTGGGCCACCCGCTGGCCCAGGAAGGCACCTTCGTCCCGGCCGCTGTGGATGTGCCGCGGGCCAAAGGCGACCCCGTGGTGCTGAGCCCCACTGGGCCGGACATGGTGGTGCAGGCACCCATGATACAGCAGGTGAGCTTGCTGACGCCCGTCCAGCACGTCCTGCCGCACGCTGAGGTCGGCGAGGCCCTGGAATCCCAGGCGGTGCTGCTCACCCACCTAGGCCCCGGGCCGGGGGACCCGCTCCACCAGGCCCTCCTGCAGAGCGCTGCCGTCAGCGGGCACGACTCGGCCAGCACCCAAGCCTTCATCACAGCCTGTTCCGACCTGGATGGCCTCAATGCGCTCATCCAGGAGGGAGGCACTGAGGTGACAGTGGTGACTGAGGGCAACGCCGCCGTAGGCGTGGCTTCCTCTGTCGCCGCCTCGACTGCCTCCCGGGATCTGACCAAGCAGGTCCCCGGTGACTCTGTCCCTGGTGCGGACGCCGGCCTTGTGGTCCCCAACCTGAGCATCAGTTCGCAGGGCGTCATCATCCACAGCCTACCTCTGGTGGTCTCCGCTCCCTCGCAGGTGTCACCGCAGGGCATGTACCCAGATGCACACGCGCTGGACATCACCATCGAGAAGTGA
- the zfp64 gene encoding zinc finger protein 64 isoform X4 — protein MQTKAPKMPVKKLKPALTAKRRSCCFTGCSFKTQYGQKDMERHLKTHTGEKPFECEVCHKRFSRRDKLNMHSRSHTGEKPHKCKYCAYAAADSSSLKKHLRIHYDERPFKCQICPYASRNSSQLTVHLRSHTGDAPFQCHQCEAKFKINSDLKRHIRIHSGEKPYQCEFCDYRCAMKGNLKSHVQIRHSTADSFRCSQCDFHCGSKMALRQHSREHQPAQPIKCGKCSYSCSSKGALKIHERIHSEERPFKCDACGFATKQRSNLVIHRKKFHSEGAEKGGGGAGKATRGEEAPKPVSSRYRARLDAARAFCCDVCGASFVREDSLRSHRKQHRDSQLSLLQAADPGRPTDPRALQPPQLSAYIVGHPLAQEGTFVPAAVDVPRAKGDPVVLSPTGPDMVVQAPMIQQVSLLTPVQHVLPHAEVGEALESQAVLLTHLGPGPGDPLHQALLQSAAVSGHDSASTQAFITACSDLDGLNALIQEGGTEVTVVTEGNAAVGVASSVAASTASRDLTKQVPGDSVPGADAGLVVPNLSISSQGVIIHSLPLVVSAPSQVSPQGMYPDAHALDITIEK, from the exons ATGCAAACCAAAGCACCGAAGATGCCGGTGAAAAAGTTAAAACCTGCTCTGACTGCAAAGAGACGTAGCTGCTGCTTCACAG GCTGTTCCTTCAAAACCCAGTATGGTCAGAAGGACATGGAGCGACATCTCAAAACTCACACGG GCGAGAAGCCGTTCGAGTGTGAGGTGTGTCACAAGCGCTTCAGCCGGCGGGACAAGCTCAACATGCACAGCCGCTCGCATACGGGCGAGAAGCCGCACAAGTGCAAGTACTGCGCATACGCTGCCGCCGACAGCAGCAGCCTGAAGAAGCACCTGCGCATCCACTATGACGAGCGGCCTTTCAAGTGCCAGATCTGTCCATACGCCAGCCGCAACTCCAGTCAGCTCACCGTGCACCTACGCTCACACACCG GCGATGCACCCTTCCAGTGCCACCAGTGCGAGGCCAAGTTCAAGATCAACTCAGACCTGAAGAGGCATATCCGCATCCACTCGGGCGAGAAGCCGTACCAGTGCGAGTTCTGCGATTACCGCTGCGCCATGAAGGGCAACCTCAAGTCGCACGTGCAGATCCGGCACAGCACGGCTGACTCCTTCCGCTGCAGCCAGTGTGACTTCCACTGCGGCAGCAAGATGGCGCTGCGGCAACACTCGCGCGAGCATCAGCCCGCGCAGCCCATCAAGTGCGGCAAGTGCAGCTACTCCTGCTCCAGCAAGGGGGCGCTCAAGATTCACGAGCGCATCCACTCGGAGGAGCGGCCCTTCAAATGCGACGCGTGTGGCTTTGCTACCAAGCAGCGCAGCAACCTTGTCATCCACCGCAAGAAGTTCCACTCCGAGGGGGCCGAGAAGGGCGGCGGAGGGGCGGGCAAGGCGACCCGCGGCGAGGAGGCTCCCAAGCCCGTCAGCTCACGCTACCGTGCCCGCCTGGACGCTGCCCGGGCGTTCTGCTGTGATGTCTGCGGCGCCTCCTTTGTGCGGGAGGATTCGCTGCGCAGCCACCGCAAGCAGCACCGCGACTCGCAGCTCTCCCTACTGCAGGCCGCCGATCCTGGCCGCCCCACGGACCCCAGGGCCCTGCAGCCCCCCCAGCTGTCCGCCTACATCGTGGGCCACCCGCTGGCCCAGGAAGGCACCTTCGTCCCGGCCGCTGTGGATGTGCCGCGGGCCAAAGGCGACCCCGTGGTGCTGAGCCCCACTGGGCCGGACATGGTGGTGCAGGCACCCATGATACAGCAGGTGAGCTTGCTGACGCCCGTCCAGCACGTCCTGCCGCACGCTGAGGTCGGCGAGGCCCTGGAATCCCAGGCGGTGCTGCTCACCCACCTAGGCCCCGGGCCGGGGGACCCGCTCCACCAGGCCCTCCTGCAGAGCGCTGCCGTCAGCGGGCACGACTCGGCCAGCACCCAAGCCTTCATCACAGCCTGTTCCGACCTGGATGGCCTCAATGCGCTCATCCAGGAGGGAGGCACTGAGGTGACAGTGGTGACTGAGGGCAACGCCGCCGTAGGCGTGGCTTCCTCTGTCGCCGCCTCGACTGCCTCCCGGGATCTGACCAAGCAGGTCCCCGGTGACTCTGTCCCTGGTGCGGACGCCGGCCTTGTGGTCCCCAACCTGAGCATCAGTTCGCAGGGCGTCATCATCCACAGCCTACCTCTGGTGGTCTCCGCTCCCTCGCAGGTGTCACCGCAGGGCATGTACCCAGATGCACACGCGCTGGACATCACCATCGAGAAGTGA
- the zfp64 gene encoding zinc finger protein 64 isoform X2, translated as MASFNGDVSGGSQVLVEVSPDIHICGVCKQQYNNFEVFFAHKQNGCHIPSSDTSATSAVPTVTDSGAEFVFEETYQACVARSVKKMQTKAPKMPVKKLKPALTAKRRSCCFTGCSFKTQYGQKDMERHLKTHTGEKPFECEVCHKRFSRRDKLNMHSRSHTGEKPHKCKYCAYAAADSSSLKKHLRIHYDERPFKCQICPYASRNSSQLTVHLRSHTGDAPFQCHQCEAKFKINSDLKRHIRIHSGEKPYQCEFCDYRCAMKGNLKSHVQIRHSTADSFRCSQCDFHCGSKMALRQHSREHQPAQPIKCGKCSYSCSSKGALKIHERIHSEERPFKCDACGFATKQRSNLVIHRKKFHSEGAEKGGGGAGKATRGEEAPKPVSSRYRARLDAARAFCCDVCGASFVREDSLRSHRKQHRDSQLSLLQAADPGRPTDPRALQPPQLSAYIVGHPLAQEGTFVPAAVDVPRAKGDPVVLSPTGPDMVVQAPMIQQVSLLTPVQHVLPHAEVGEALESQAVLLTHLGPGPGDPLHQALLQSAAVSGHDSASTQAFITACSDLDGLNALIQEGGTEVTVVTEGNAAVGVASSVAASTASRDLTKQVPGDSVPGADAGLVVPNLSISSQGVIIHSLPLVVSAPSQVSPQGMYPDAHALDITIEK; from the exons CACATCTGTGGCGTTTGCAAGCAGCAGTACAACAATTTTGAGGTGTTTTTCGCCCAcaaacaaaatggctgccacATTCCCTCATCTGACACATCTGCCACATCAGCTGTTCCTACCGTCACAG ATTCTGGCGCGGAGTTTGTTTTTGAGGAGACCTACCAGGCCTGCGTCGCGAGGAGTGTCAAAAAGATGCAAACCAAAGCACCGAAGATGCCGGTGAAAAAGTTAAAACCTGCTCTGACTGCAAAGAGACGTAGCTGCTGCTTCACAG GCTGTTCCTTCAAAACCCAGTATGGTCAGAAGGACATGGAGCGACATCTCAAAACTCACACGG GCGAGAAGCCGTTCGAGTGTGAGGTGTGTCACAAGCGCTTCAGCCGGCGGGACAAGCTCAACATGCACAGCCGCTCGCATACGGGCGAGAAGCCGCACAAGTGCAAGTACTGCGCATACGCTGCCGCCGACAGCAGCAGCCTGAAGAAGCACCTGCGCATCCACTATGACGAGCGGCCTTTCAAGTGCCAGATCTGTCCATACGCCAGCCGCAACTCCAGTCAGCTCACCGTGCACCTACGCTCACACACCG GCGATGCACCCTTCCAGTGCCACCAGTGCGAGGCCAAGTTCAAGATCAACTCAGACCTGAAGAGGCATATCCGCATCCACTCGGGCGAGAAGCCGTACCAGTGCGAGTTCTGCGATTACCGCTGCGCCATGAAGGGCAACCTCAAGTCGCACGTGCAGATCCGGCACAGCACGGCTGACTCCTTCCGCTGCAGCCAGTGTGACTTCCACTGCGGCAGCAAGATGGCGCTGCGGCAACACTCGCGCGAGCATCAGCCCGCGCAGCCCATCAAGTGCGGCAAGTGCAGCTACTCCTGCTCCAGCAAGGGGGCGCTCAAGATTCACGAGCGCATCCACTCGGAGGAGCGGCCCTTCAAATGCGACGCGTGTGGCTTTGCTACCAAGCAGCGCAGCAACCTTGTCATCCACCGCAAGAAGTTCCACTCCGAGGGGGCCGAGAAGGGCGGCGGAGGGGCGGGCAAGGCGACCCGCGGCGAGGAGGCTCCCAAGCCCGTCAGCTCACGCTACCGTGCCCGCCTGGACGCTGCCCGGGCGTTCTGCTGTGATGTCTGCGGCGCCTCCTTTGTGCGGGAGGATTCGCTGCGCAGCCACCGCAAGCAGCACCGCGACTCGCAGCTCTCCCTACTGCAGGCCGCCGATCCTGGCCGCCCCACGGACCCCAGGGCCCTGCAGCCCCCCCAGCTGTCCGCCTACATCGTGGGCCACCCGCTGGCCCAGGAAGGCACCTTCGTCCCGGCCGCTGTGGATGTGCCGCGGGCCAAAGGCGACCCCGTGGTGCTGAGCCCCACTGGGCCGGACATGGTGGTGCAGGCACCCATGATACAGCAGGTGAGCTTGCTGACGCCCGTCCAGCACGTCCTGCCGCACGCTGAGGTCGGCGAGGCCCTGGAATCCCAGGCGGTGCTGCTCACCCACCTAGGCCCCGGGCCGGGGGACCCGCTCCACCAGGCCCTCCTGCAGAGCGCTGCCGTCAGCGGGCACGACTCGGCCAGCACCCAAGCCTTCATCACAGCCTGTTCCGACCTGGATGGCCTCAATGCGCTCATCCAGGAGGGAGGCACTGAGGTGACAGTGGTGACTGAGGGCAACGCCGCCGTAGGCGTGGCTTCCTCTGTCGCCGCCTCGACTGCCTCCCGGGATCTGACCAAGCAGGTCCCCGGTGACTCTGTCCCTGGTGCGGACGCCGGCCTTGTGGTCCCCAACCTGAGCATCAGTTCGCAGGGCGTCATCATCCACAGCCTACCTCTGGTGGTCTCCGCTCCCTCGCAGGTGTCACCGCAGGGCATGTACCCAGATGCACACGCGCTGGACATCACCATCGAGAAGTGA